One Orrella dioscoreae genomic window carries:
- the slmA gene encoding nucleoid occlusion factor SlmA yields MASKPGERRNRILQTLAEMLEQPRAARITTAALAARMQVSEAALYRHFASKAQMFEGLIEFIETSVFTLVNQITVSEPRGLAQARGIASMLLAFAERNRGMTRVLTGDALVTEDDRLQERINQFNDRVEASFRQSLRTAVTEGALPADADLNAHASLLTHFVLGRWLRYAQSGWRIAPTAHLDTQLRLLLA; encoded by the coding sequence ATGGCCAGCAAACCCGGCGAACGTAGAAACCGCATCCTGCAAACGCTGGCCGAGATGCTCGAGCAACCGCGCGCCGCGCGGATCACCACCGCGGCGCTTGCCGCGCGCATGCAGGTCTCGGAAGCCGCCCTCTATCGCCACTTCGCCAGCAAGGCGCAGATGTTCGAAGGGCTCATCGAATTCATCGAGACCAGCGTCTTCACGCTGGTCAACCAGATCACCGTCTCCGAGCCGCGCGGCCTGGCCCAGGCGCGCGGCATCGCCAGCATGCTGCTCGCCTTCGCCGAACGCAATCGCGGCATGACCCGCGTGCTGACCGGCGACGCGCTGGTCACCGAGGACGACCGGCTGCAGGAACGCATCAACCAGTTCAACGATCGCGTGGAAGCCTCTTTCCGCCAGTCGCTGCGCACGGCGGTGACCGAAGGCGCCCTGCCCGCCGACGCCGACCTCAACGCCCATGCCAGCCTCCTTACCCACTTCGTGCTGGGCCGCTGGCTGCGCTACGCCCAAAGCGGCTGGCGCATTGCGCCCACGGCCCATCTCGACACCCAATTGCGGCTGCTGCTGGCCTAA
- a CDS encoding pyrimidine 5'-nucleotidase — protein sequence MRGPRRLHGPTPRLLRTRGVGPGPGATPGPVWLFDLDNTLHNSSHAIFTHINIGMTRAVMETLDVDEDQANVLRTRYWKRYGATVIGLNRHHGVNVDDFLARSHDFDVPELVRAPKSLAYRLSRLPGRKVLLTNAPRHYALSVLKHLKLLRFFDSIWAIEQMRIHGTFRPKPSPALMRHVLAREGIPASRAILVEDTLENLRGARQAGLHTVHVFHPGTPFARGHRGRADYVDLRVNSVEHLLCRRRPLRRR from the coding sequence ATGCGGGGACCTCGCCGCCTGCACGGCCCCACCCCGCGGCTCCTGCGCACGCGGGGCGTGGGGCCGGGGCCCGGCGCCACGCCGGGCCCGGTGTGGTTGTTCGACCTGGACAACACCCTGCACAACAGCTCGCACGCCATCTTCACCCACATCAACATCGGCATGACCCGCGCGGTCATGGAGACGCTGGACGTGGACGAAGACCAGGCCAACGTGCTGCGCACGCGCTACTGGAAACGCTACGGCGCCACGGTCATCGGCCTGAACCGCCATCACGGCGTCAACGTCGACGATTTCCTGGCCCGCAGCCACGATTTCGACGTGCCCGAACTCGTGCGCGCCCCCAAGTCGCTGGCCTATCGCCTGTCGCGCCTGCCCGGACGCAAGGTGCTGCTCACCAATGCGCCGCGCCACTATGCGCTGTCCGTGCTGAAGCACCTGAAGCTGCTGCGCTTCTTCGACAGCATCTGGGCCATCGAGCAGATGCGCATCCACGGCACCTTCCGTCCGAAACCCTCGCCCGCGCTGATGCGCCATGTGCTGGCACGCGAGGGCATTCCCGCCTCGCGCGCGATCCTGGTCGAGGACACCCTGGAAAACCTGCGTGGCGCGCGCCAGGCAGGCCTGCACACGGTGCACGTGTTCCATCCCGGGACGCCCTTCGCACGGGGCCACCGGGGCCGCGCAGATTACGTGGACTTGCGGGTAAACTCGGTCGAGCACCTGCTGTGCAGACGCCGCCCCCTGCGGCGCCGCTAG
- the argB gene encoding acetylglutamate kinase: MTSSDALEPDPLSLLSPAIKAGVLSEALPYIRRFHGKTVVVKYGGNAMTEERLQRSFAHDVVLLKLVGLNPVVVHGGGPQIDTALSRLGKKGTFVQGMRITDAETMEVVEWVLGGQVQQDIVMMINEVGGKAVGLTGKDGGLILAEKKYMDDKEHPGERLDIGFVGDVVRIEPAVVKALQDDQFIPVISPIGYGSDGTAYNINADVVAGKMAEVLGAEKLIMMTNTPGVLDKNGNLLTGLTTQTIDELFADGTISGGMLPKISSALDAAKNGVNSVHVVDGRVPHCLLLEILTDQGVGTMIRSQ; the protein is encoded by the coding sequence ATGACTTCCTCCGACGCGCTCGAACCCGACCCGCTCAGCCTGCTCTCGCCCGCCATCAAGGCAGGCGTGTTGTCGGAAGCCCTGCCCTATATCCGCCGCTTCCATGGCAAGACCGTGGTGGTCAAGTACGGTGGCAACGCCATGACCGAAGAGCGCCTGCAGCGCAGCTTCGCGCACGACGTCGTGCTGCTGAAGCTGGTGGGCCTGAACCCCGTGGTCGTCCACGGCGGCGGTCCGCAGATCGATACGGCGCTGTCGCGCCTGGGCAAGAAAGGCACGTTCGTGCAGGGCATGCGCATCACCGACGCCGAGACCATGGAAGTGGTGGAGTGGGTGCTGGGCGGCCAGGTGCAGCAGGACATCGTCATGATGATCAACGAGGTCGGCGGCAAGGCCGTGGGCCTCACCGGCAAGGATGGCGGCCTGATCCTCGCCGAAAAAAAGTACATGGACGACAAGGAACATCCGGGCGAGCGCCTGGACATCGGTTTCGTGGGCGACGTGGTGCGCATCGAGCCGGCCGTGGTGAAGGCGCTGCAGGATGACCAGTTCATCCCCGTCATCTCGCCCATCGGCTACGGCAGCGACGGCACCGCCTACAACATCAACGCCGACGTGGTGGCCGGCAAGATGGCGGAAGTGCTGGGCGCGGAAAAGCTCATCATGATGACCAACACCCCGGGCGTGCTCGACAAGAATGGCAACCTGCTGACGGGCCTGACCACGCAGACCATCGACGAGCTCTTCGCCGACGGCACGATCTCGGGCGGCATGCTGCCCAAGATCTCGTCCGCGCTGGACGCCGCCAAGAACGGCGTGAACTCGGTGCACGTCGTCGACGGCCGCGTGCCGCACTGCCTGCTGCTGGAAATCCTGACCGACCAGGGCGTGGGCACGATGATCCGCTCGCAGTAA
- a CDS encoding methionine ABC transporter ATP-binding protein has protein sequence MIRIENLSKSFPARGGDGGPEGAFEALRDIDLEIGQGEVFGIIGRSGAGKSTLIRMLNLLERPSSGSVWIDGVDITRLDMPALRTLRQRIGMVFQHFNLLDSRTVLDNVCFPLRLAGLPRAERVARAKEVLELVGLSAHVAAYPRQLSGGQRQRVGIARALANRPTLLLCDEATSALDPETTQSILRLLADINQRLGLTIVLITHGMDVIRSVCDRVAVLDAGRVVESGEVLDVFLHPRHAVTQRLLAESGVQAEGWQALADAAPGRILRLSLRGDDTARPLLSRLSRELDVDLSILQGTVSRIKEAHYGQLVLAVDADEATVARLLARLAEARIDHEVLR, from the coding sequence GTGATACGCATCGAGAATCTGAGCAAGTCCTTCCCGGCCCGTGGGGGCGATGGCGGACCCGAGGGCGCTTTCGAGGCGCTGCGCGACATCGACCTGGAAATCGGCCAGGGCGAGGTCTTCGGCATCATCGGCCGCTCGGGGGCGGGCAAGAGCACGCTGATCCGCATGCTGAACCTGCTGGAGCGGCCTTCCTCCGGCTCGGTCTGGATCGATGGGGTGGACATCACGCGCCTGGACATGCCGGCGCTGCGCACGTTGCGCCAGCGCATCGGCATGGTGTTCCAGCATTTCAACCTGCTCGATTCGCGCACCGTGCTGGACAACGTCTGCTTTCCGCTGCGGCTGGCCGGCCTGCCCCGCGCGGAGCGGGTGGCGCGGGCGAAAGAGGTCCTGGAACTGGTCGGGCTGTCGGCGCATGTTGCCGCCTATCCGCGCCAGCTCTCGGGTGGCCAGCGCCAGCGGGTGGGAATCGCGCGGGCGCTGGCCAACCGTCCCACCTTGCTGCTGTGCGACGAGGCCACGTCCGCGCTGGATCCGGAAACCACGCAGTCCATCCTGAGGCTGCTGGCCGACATCAACCAGCGCTTGGGCCTGACCATCGTGCTGATCACCCATGGCATGGACGTGATCCGCAGCGTCTGCGATCGCGTCGCCGTGCTGGACGCCGGCCGCGTCGTCGAGTCCGGCGAGGTGCTGGATGTCTTCCTGCACCCCCGGCACGCGGTGACGCAGCGCCTGTTGGCCGAAAGCGGGGTGCAGGCCGAAGGTTGGCAGGCGCTGGCCGATGCGGCGCCGGGACGGATCCTCCGCCTGAGCCTGCGGGGCGATGACACCGCCCGTCCCCTGCTCTCGCGCCTGTCACGCGAACTGGACGTCGACCTGAGCATCCTGCAAGGGACGGTGAGCCGCATCAAGGAAGCGCATTACGGACAGCTGGTGCTGGCCGTGGACGCCGACGAGGCGACCGTGGCGCGGCTGCTGGCGAGGCTGGCCGAGGCGCGGATCGACCATGAGGTGCTGCGATGA
- a CDS encoding methionine ABC transporter permease, whose protein sequence is MDWASLDWPLIGEAAADTLLMTGFSLGFTVLIGLPLGVVLFLTGPRQMLANRAVYGVLSFIVNVLRSVPFLILLIVMIPLTRVLAGTSLGVQGAIPPLVASAAPFFARLVENVLRELDPGVTEACHAMGADSRQTVLWALLPEATTGLIAATVVTAITLVGYSAMSGVIGGGGLGDLAVRFGYQRYQTDVMIVTVAALVVMVQGVQVLGDWLVQRLNRK, encoded by the coding sequence ATGGACTGGGCCTCCCTGGACTGGCCGTTGATCGGCGAGGCGGCTGCCGACACGCTGTTGATGACGGGTTTCTCGCTGGGCTTCACGGTGCTGATCGGTTTGCCGCTGGGCGTGGTGCTGTTCCTGACGGGGCCGCGCCAGATGCTGGCCAACCGTGCCGTCTACGGCGTGCTCTCCTTCATCGTGAACGTCCTGCGCTCCGTGCCCTTCCTGATCCTGCTGATCGTGATGATTCCGCTCACGCGCGTACTGGCGGGAACGTCGCTGGGGGTCCAGGGCGCGATTCCGCCGCTGGTGGCCAGCGCGGCGCCGTTCTTCGCCCGGCTGGTGGAGAACGTGCTGCGTGAACTGGACCCCGGCGTGACCGAAGCCTGCCATGCCATGGGCGCGGATTCGCGCCAGACGGTGCTGTGGGCCTTGCTGCCCGAGGCCACGACCGGGCTCATTGCCGCGACCGTGGTGACCGCGATCACGCTCGTGGGCTATTCGGCCATGTCGGGCGTGATCGGCGGCGGCGGCCTGGGCGACCTGGCGGTGCGTTTCGGCTATCAGCGCTACCAGACCGACGTGATGATCGTGACCGTCGCTGCGCTGGTGGTCATGGTGCAGGGGGTGCAGGTGCTGGGCGACTGGCTGGTGCAGCGCCTGAACCGGAAATAA
- a CDS encoding MetQ/NlpA family ABC transporter substrate-binding protein, protein MFKTVSSLIATSVLALAASGVQAEKLSIAATPVPHAELLEFVKPRLAKEGVELDIKVFTDYVQPNLQVFEKNLDANFFQHKPYLDTFNKDRGTNLVPVGAVHVEPFGAYSKKVKAVADLKDGATIAIPNDPSNAGRSLVLLQKQGLLKLKDPSNILATARDVAENPRKFRFRELEAATLPRVLADVDLALINTNYALEAGLSPTQDALFIEDKDSPYANLLVTRPDNKDAPAVKKLIQALQSAETKAFIEEKYKGAVVPAF, encoded by the coding sequence ATGTTCAAGACCGTCAGTTCCCTGATCGCCACTTCCGTGCTGGCGCTGGCCGCCAGTGGCGTGCAGGCGGAAAAGCTCTCGATCGCGGCCACGCCCGTGCCCCATGCCGAGCTGCTGGAGTTCGTGAAACCGCGCCTGGCCAAGGAGGGTGTCGAGCTCGACATCAAGGTCTTCACCGACTACGTGCAGCCCAATCTGCAGGTCTTCGAGAAGAACCTGGACGCCAACTTCTTCCAGCACAAGCCCTATCTGGACACGTTCAACAAGGACCGCGGGACGAACCTGGTGCCGGTGGGCGCGGTGCACGTCGAGCCTTTCGGCGCCTATTCGAAGAAGGTCAAGGCCGTGGCCGATCTGAAGGATGGCGCCACCATCGCGATTCCCAACGATCCGTCCAACGCGGGCCGCTCGCTGGTGCTGCTGCAGAAGCAGGGGCTGCTCAAGCTGAAGGACCCGTCCAATATCCTGGCGACGGCGCGCGACGTGGCGGAGAACCCGCGCAAGTTCCGCTTCCGCGAACTGGAGGCGGCCACGCTGCCGCGCGTGCTGGCGGACGTGGACCTGGCGCTGATCAACACCAACTATGCCCTGGAAGCCGGCCTGTCGCCCACCCAGGACGCCCTCTTCATCGAAGACAAGGACTCGCCCTATGCGAACCTGCTGGTCACGCGTCCCGACAACAAGGATGCCCCGGCCGTGAAGAAGCTGATCCAGGCTCTGCAGTCGGCCGAGACCAAGGCCTTCATCGAGGAGAAGTACAAGGGCGCGGTGGTGCCGGCGTTCTGA
- a CDS encoding peroxiredoxin family protein has translation MKKLLIGLVLVIAGGIGAWFIWNPAPKAPELAFTTIKGEQLSMESLRGKVVLVKFWATSCVTCIKQMPDTIENYTRFHDRGFETIAVAMNYDPANYVLNYVETRNLPFKVVHDTKGEIAKGFGDVRLTPTAFLIDKQGRIVKRYLGEYDKADFHATLEKALAG, from the coding sequence ATGAAAAAACTCCTGATCGGCCTCGTCCTCGTCATCGCCGGCGGCATTGGCGCCTGGTTCATCTGGAACCCCGCGCCCAAGGCGCCGGAACTGGCCTTCACCACGATCAAGGGCGAGCAGCTTTCCATGGAAAGCCTGCGCGGCAAGGTGGTGCTGGTGAAATTCTGGGCCACCAGCTGCGTCACCTGCATCAAGCAGATGCCCGACACCATCGAGAACTACACGCGCTTCCACGATCGCGGCTTCGAGACCATCGCCGTGGCCATGAACTACGACCCGGCCAACTACGTCCTGAACTACGTCGAGACGCGCAACCTGCCGTTCAAGGTCGTGCACGACACGAAGGGCGAGATCGCCAAGGGCTTCGGCGACGTGCGGCTCACGCCCACCGCCTTCCTGATCGACAAGCAGGGCCGCATCGTCAAGCGCTACCTGGGCGAATACGACAAGGCCGATTTCCACGCCACGCTGGAAAAGGCGCTGGCCGGCTGA